A DNA window from Alligator mississippiensis isolate rAllMis1 chromosome 11, rAllMis1, whole genome shotgun sequence contains the following coding sequences:
- the PPP1R11 gene encoding E3 ubiquitin-protein ligase PPP1R11, which produces MAEATVAGGGCRSGTVTETETETEVTEPENRSLTIKLRKRKPDKKVEWSSDTVDNEHLGRRSSKCCCIYEKPRAFGESSTESEDEDDEGCGNAHCIRGHKKGQGGRAGGGGGSGSPRKAEPPDHSHDGAMEH; this is translated from the exons ATGGCGGAGGCGACCGTTGCCGGGGGCGGCTGCAGGAGCGGCACCGTCACCGAGACTGAGACCGAGACCGAAGTCACCGAGCCG GAGAACCGCAGCCTCACCATCAAGCTGCGCAAGCGGAAGCCGGACAAGAAGGTGGAGTGGTCCAGCGACACGGTGGACAACGAGCATCTCGGGCGCCGCTCCTCCAAAT gctgctgcatCTACGAGAAGCCACGAGCCTTTGGCGAGAGCTCGACAGAGAGTGAGGACGAGGACGATGAGGGCTGTGGCAACGCCCACTGCATCCGAGGCCACAAGAAGGGCCAGGGTGGGCGAGCAGGCGGGGGAGGAGGCAGCGGCAGCCCCCGCAAGGCTGAGCCACCGGACCACAGCCATGATGGAGCCATGGAGCACtga
- the POLR1H gene encoding DNA-directed RNA polymerase I subunit RPA12: MEPAPSAFRAGPDFCPECGTVLPLPGVQDRVTCVCCDFAIAVRDFEGRLVQSSVEFHRPGATAVPAGGDGQEVKGPVIDRKCPQCGHEGMVYHTRQMRSADEGQTVFYTCAECKFQEKEDS; this comes from the exons ATGGAGCCGGCGCCGTCCGCCTTCCGCGCGGGCCCGGACTTCTGCCCGGAGTGCGGCAcggtgctgcccctgcccggcGTGCAGGACCGCGTCACCTGCGTGTGCTGCGACTTCGCCATCGCCGTGCGAG ACTTTGAAGGCCGCCTGGTGCAGTCATCCGTGGAGTTTCACAGGCCCGGGGCCACGGCTGTGCCGGCGGGGGGCGATGGGCAGGAGGTGAAGGGCCCCGTG ATCGACCGGAAGTGCCCCCAGTGTGGCCACGAGGGCATGGTGTATCACACCCGGCAAATGAGGTCGGCAGACGAAGGGCAGACTGTGTTTTACACCTGTGCTGAGTGCAA GTTCCAGGAGAAGGAAGATTCTTGA
- the LOC106737662 gene encoding RING finger protein 39 isoform X1, whose product MEGMGLVAQLHRSTICPVCRDHFKDPVLLDCDHSYCRACITGFWARGGAQVLSCPQCHRVFEKKNLRTHVKLAVEVKIAQNLSAKTAQDPLTPKCRRGRRGCLPVSVVPERKQDIGKICSC is encoded by the exons ATGGAAGGGATGGGGCTTGTCGCTCAGCTTCACCGCTCCACCATCTGCCCCGTGTGCCGGGACCACTTCAAGGATCCGGTGCTGCTGGATTGTGACCACAGCTACTGTCGGGCTTGCATCACGGGCTTCTGGGCCCGAGGTGGTGCGCAGGTCCTgtcctgcccccagtgccacAGGGTCTTTGAAAAGAAGAACCTCCGTACCCACGTCAAGCTGGCCGTGGAGGTCAAGATCGCCCAGAACCTCAGCGCCAAGACAGCCCAGGACCCTCTGACCCCCAAGTGCCGGCGAGGGCGCAGGGGCTGCCTCCCCGTGTCTGTCGTTCCAGAGAGGAAG CAGGACATTGGGAAgatctgcagctg ctgA
- the LOC106737662 gene encoding RING finger protein 39 isoform X2, producing MEGMGLVAQLHRSTICPVCRDHFKDPVLLDCDHSYCRACITGFWARGGAQVLSCPQCHRVFEKKNLRTHVKLAVEVKIAQNLSAKTAQDPLTPKCRRGRRGCLPVSVVPERKDIGKICSC from the exons ATGGAAGGGATGGGGCTTGTCGCTCAGCTTCACCGCTCCACCATCTGCCCCGTGTGCCGGGACCACTTCAAGGATCCGGTGCTGCTGGATTGTGACCACAGCTACTGTCGGGCTTGCATCACGGGCTTCTGGGCCCGAGGTGGTGCGCAGGTCCTgtcctgcccccagtgccacAGGGTCTTTGAAAAGAAGAACCTCCGTACCCACGTCAAGCTGGCCGTGGAGGTCAAGATCGCCCAGAACCTCAGCGCCAAGACAGCCCAGGACCCTCTGACCCCCAAGTGCCGGCGAGGGCGCAGGGGCTGCCTCCCCGTGTCTGTCGTTCCAGAGAGGAAG GACATTGGGAAgatctgcagctg ctgA
- the LOC102565465 gene encoding L-amino-acid oxidase isoform X2 gives MAMFVLLFLTAFTAIQSTPSPLESCFQDPEYESLLEITQEGLGKAAKPQKIVIVGAGISGLTAGKVLQDAGHQVTILEANHHVGGRIETYRDPAGGWYVDLGPRRLPYSHRIVREYIKQLGLKLNPYPDGNGKAWYLVNNVRARASEVEKNPNILGYPVRQSERGKSAVELYYQALKHVEQVLEKSNCSHVLDKYDSFSLEAYLIQKGNLSRAAVQMIGDLMNLGAGFSRGFTEFLREVFLFTQEKRFDEISGGFDVLPSAFQQALGGSVLLNSTVLQIQREEDVVQVLYQPGDTATPPITLTADYAIVTATAETTQLISFHPPLSPAKTLALRSLRSTGATKVGLACTKKFWEEEGIRGGTSISDLLSRVTTYPSHNFSSGLGVVLGSQTYGDDSQFFDPLSPKKAVEVVLGDLAAIHQRPVEELRRLCPHWVVKKWGLDPYSMGAFTLFHPFQLGEHAQALWQREGRVHFAGEHTALPHGWIDTAMKSGVRVARDVHIAGEQVAMLGDCPLRGDPSRTQGASDFHLNMLDPL, from the exons TGCTCCTGTTTCTCACTGCCTTCACGGCCATTCAGAGCACACCCAGCCCCCTGGAAAGCTGCTTTCAGGACCCAGAATATGAATCACTCCTGGAGATCACCCAGGAGGGCTTAGGCAAGGCAGCTAAGCCACAGAAGATCGTGATTGTCGGGGCAGGCATATCTGGGCTGACTGCTGGAAAGGTGCTGCAGGATGCAGGGCACCAG GTGACGATCCTAGAAGCCAACCACCATGTGGGAGGCCGGATCGAGACATACCGGGATCCAGCAGGTGGCTGGTATGTGGACCTGGGACCCCGAcgcttgccctacagccacag GATTGTCCGGGAATACATCAAACAACTCGGCCTGAAATTAAACCCATATCCTGATGGGAATGGCAAAGCCTGGTATCTGGTAAACAATGTCCGAGCTAGGGCCAGCGAGGTGGAGAAGAACCCAAACATCCTGGGCTACCCTGTGAGGCAGTCTGAGCGAGGGAAATCAGCTGTAGAGCTCTACTATCAGGCCTTGAAACAC gtggagcaggtgctggagaaGTCCAACTGTAGCCACGTTCTGGACAAGTATGACTCCTTTTCTCTTGAG GCCTATCTGATCCAAAAGGGCAACCTCAGCCGAGCAGCTGTACAAATGATCGGAGACCTGATGAATCTTGGTGCTGGATTTTCCCGCGGCTTCACCGAATTCCTCCGCGAGGTTTTTCTGTTCACACAGGAAAAGAG GTTTGATGAGATTTCTGGAGGCTTTGATGTGCTGCCCAGTGCTTTCCAACAAGCCCTGGGGGGCAGTGTGCTCCTGAACTCCACTGTGCTCCAGATCCAGAGGGAAGAGGATGTTGTCCAAGTACTCTACCAACCTGGGGacactgccacccctcccatcACTCTGACAGCTGACTATGCCATTGTTACTGCCACGGCAGAAACTACCCAGCTCATCAGCTTCcaccctcccctgtccccagcaAAGACCTTGGCCCTGCGCTCTCTACGCTCCACTGGGGCCACGAAGGTGGGCCTGGCCTGCACCAAGAAGttctgggaggaggaggggatccGCGGTGGGACCTCCATCAGTGACCTCCTCTCTCGGGTTACCACGTACCCCAGCCACAACTTTTCCAGTGGGctgggagtggtgctgggctcacAGACCTATGGGGATGACTCCCAGTTCTTTGACCCTCTTAGCCCAAAGAAAGCTGTGGAAGTGGTGTTGGGGGACCTGGCTGCCATCCACCAGCGGCCAGTGGAGGAGCTGAGACGCTTGTGCCCCCACTGGGTGGTCAAGAAGTGGGGGCTGGACCCCTACTCCATGGGGGCCTTCACCCTCTTCCACCCCTTTCAGCTGGGAGAACATGCCCAGGCCCTGTGGCAGAGGGAAGGGCGAGTCCACTttgctggggagcacacagctctgccacaTGGCTGGATTGACACGGCCATGAAGTCTGGAGTGAGGGTGGCCAGGGATGTGCATATTGCAGGAGAGCAAGTGGCTATGTTGGGAGACTGCCCTCTACGTGGGGATCCCTCTAGGACACAGGGGGCCTCTGATTTTCACTTGAATATGCTGGATCCATTGTGA